Proteins encoded within one genomic window of Brachybacterium muris:
- a CDS encoding AMP-binding protein, whose protein sequence is MASTDLSWLRPSPYDASAGSLAEHAEAIGAVMAGRARLWLGPFDPPAALPAGFEDTALVVPTSGSTGAAKAVALSRQALLASQDATASLIGNGFWLPLLPPTHIAGVQVLARAHRTAQVLDLDSPALPIPLPDLRGHFDSAAFVALAEPALDQARAAGLPALTSLVPTQLTRIVTGATGADARARAVLRGFSAVLVGGAATPREVLARARGQRIAVRTTYGSSETAGGCVYDSAPLPGVHLRIDAPDAEGAGRLVISSPTLALGYLFADGTGQVIGDAFATSDLATLGPDGDLTVLGRADDVIITGGRKVLPQDVERAIDRSLMLRGLVRTAVVVGVPDAEWGSRVEALVTMETGAVAEASDVPALVRSALRTTEVPSFMIPKRVHVVEELPLLGIGKIDRSAAARIAAGI, encoded by the coding sequence GTGGCGTCTACCGACCTCTCATGGCTGCGGCCCTCCCCCTACGACGCCTCCGCTGGATCGCTGGCCGAGCACGCCGAGGCAATCGGGGCGGTGATGGCGGGCAGGGCCCGGCTGTGGCTGGGCCCCTTCGACCCGCCCGCGGCTCTCCCCGCCGGCTTCGAGGACACGGCGCTGGTGGTGCCCACCTCCGGCTCCACGGGGGCGGCGAAGGCGGTGGCCCTGTCCCGGCAGGCCCTGCTGGCCTCGCAGGACGCGACCGCCTCGCTGATCGGCAACGGCTTCTGGCTGCCGCTGCTGCCTCCTACGCACATCGCCGGTGTGCAGGTGCTCGCCCGCGCCCACCGCACCGCTCAGGTCCTGGACCTCGATTCCCCTGCCCTGCCGATTCCGCTGCCGGACCTGCGGGGTCACTTCGACTCCGCGGCCTTCGTGGCACTCGCCGAACCCGCACTCGACCAGGCCCGGGCGGCGGGACTGCCGGCGCTTACCTCCCTGGTGCCCACCCAGCTCACCCGCATCGTCACCGGGGCCACCGGGGCCGACGCCAGAGCACGCGCCGTCCTGCGCGGTTTCTCCGCGGTGCTGGTGGGAGGGGCGGCGACGCCCCGGGAGGTGCTGGCCCGCGCGCGGGGGCAGCGGATCGCGGTGCGCACCACCTACGGCTCCTCCGAGACCGCGGGTGGCTGCGTGTACGACAGCGCCCCCCTGCCCGGGGTTCACCTGCGAATCGATGCCCCCGATGCCGAGGGCGCCGGCCGCCTGGTGATCTCCTCCCCCACGCTGGCTCTGGGATACCTGTTCGCCGACGGGACGGGGCAGGTGATCGGCGATGCGTTCGCCACCTCGGACCTCGCCACGCTCGGCCCGGACGGTGACCTGACGGTGCTGGGCCGTGCGGACGACGTGATCATCACCGGCGGCCGCAAGGTGCTCCCGCAGGACGTGGAGCGGGCCATCGATCGTTCGCTGATGCTGCGGGGCCTGGTGCGCACCGCGGTGGTGGTCGGGGTCCCGGATGCGGAGTGGGGCAGCCGGGTGGAGGCCCTGGTGACGATGGAGACGGGAGCGGTGGCCGAGGCCTCCGATGTCCCGGCCCTGGTGCGCTCGGCACTGCGCACCACGGAGGTGCCCTCGTTCATGATCCCCAAGCGGGTGCACGTGGTGGAGGAGCTGCCCCTGCTGGGGATCGGTAAGATCGATCGGTCCGCCGCCGCGCGGATCGCCGCCGGTATCTGA
- a CDS encoding 1,4-dihydroxy-2-naphthoate polyprenyltransferase: protein MATVSQWIEGARPRTWPAAVAPVAAGTGAAIWQLRSIGELDAGIVATVVLPRALLALAVALALQIGVNYANDYSDGIRGTDDDRVGPFRLTSSRAAAPATVKRAAIGSLAAGAVFGVVLIAVAGIWWALVVGAAAVAAAWFYTGGKKPYGYLGLGELFVFVFFGLVAVNGTAYAITLRFGWVALLASIAIGLLAVAIMLTNNLRDIPTDTVAGKRTLAVRLGDRGTRLLFAATMLLPFVLMVPVMVVQWPVALVLLALPFAIIPARTVLRGAAGRDLIPMLGASGKLELLFSLLLLAGLVL from the coding sequence GTGGCCACCGTCTCCCAGTGGATCGAAGGGGCACGCCCCCGCACATGGCCGGCGGCCGTGGCACCCGTGGCCGCCGGCACCGGGGCAGCCATCTGGCAGCTGCGCAGCATCGGCGAGCTCGACGCCGGGATCGTGGCGACGGTCGTGCTGCCCCGGGCCCTGCTGGCCCTCGCCGTGGCGCTGGCCCTGCAGATCGGCGTGAACTACGCCAACGACTACTCCGACGGCATCCGCGGCACCGACGACGACCGGGTGGGCCCGTTCCGGCTCACCAGCTCCCGGGCGGCGGCACCGGCCACCGTCAAGCGGGCCGCGATCGGTTCGCTCGCTGCGGGGGCCGTGTTCGGGGTGGTGCTGATCGCCGTGGCCGGCATCTGGTGGGCGCTGGTGGTGGGTGCGGCCGCGGTGGCCGCCGCTTGGTTCTACACCGGCGGGAAGAAGCCCTACGGGTACCTGGGGCTCGGCGAGCTGTTCGTGTTCGTGTTCTTCGGACTGGTGGCCGTCAACGGCACCGCCTATGCGATCACCCTGCGGTTCGGGTGGGTGGCGCTGCTGGCCTCGATCGCGATCGGACTGCTGGCGGTGGCGATCATGCTCACCAACAACCTGCGCGACATCCCCACCGACACCGTGGCCGGCAAGCGCACCCTCGCGGTGCGGCTGGGCGATCGGGGCACGCGGCTGCTGTTCGCCGCCACGATGCTGCTGCCGTTCGTGCTGATGGTGCCGGTGATGGTGGTGCAGTGGCCGGTGGCGCTGGTGCTGCTGGCGCTGCCGTTCGCGATCATCCCGGCGCGCACCGTGCTGCGCGGGGCCGCCGGCCGGGACCTGATCCCGATGCTGGGGGCGTCCGGGAAGCTCGAGCTGCTGTTCTCGCTGCTGCTACTGGCGGGCCTGGTCCTCTGA
- a CDS encoding DUF4229 domain-containing protein, with product MREMVVYAVLRLALFGVIWWLLTLAGVGVMLAGVLAALISMLLSILFLDKVRDRAAMRWKAADDRRRERRGPVVDEDAQEEDALLDAEQSTDQGSEDQARQ from the coding sequence ATGCGAGAGATGGTCGTCTATGCCGTGCTCCGGCTCGCCCTGTTCGGTGTGATCTGGTGGCTGCTCACCCTGGCCGGGGTCGGGGTGATGCTGGCTGGCGTGCTGGCGGCCCTGATCTCGATGCTGCTGTCGATCCTGTTCCTGGACAAGGTGCGCGACCGCGCGGCCATGCGGTGGAAGGCGGCCGACGATCGCCGTCGCGAGCGCCGCGGCCCCGTGGTGGACGAGGACGCCCAGGAGGAGGACGCCCTGCTGGACGCTGAGCAGTCCACCGACCAGGGATCAGAGGACCAGGCCCGCCAGTAG
- a CDS encoding PLD nuclease N-terminal domain-containing protein, with translation MLRAIPAILSVAIAIFALADCIQTEDDKVRGLPKWAWIVLIVLIPWIGPITWLLVGKDRTGGTGRRAGRGAPQRGGPLAPDEDPEFLRKLDEDIRRERREKERLRREREAQESAGGTAPDQPGTSAPSPETEGPEDPQHH, from the coding sequence ATGTTGCGCGCTATTCCGGCCATCCTCTCCGTCGCCATCGCGATCTTCGCGCTGGCGGACTGCATCCAGACGGAGGACGACAAGGTGCGCGGGCTGCCGAAGTGGGCCTGGATCGTGCTGATCGTGCTGATCCCCTGGATCGGGCCGATCACCTGGCTGCTGGTGGGCAAGGACCGCACCGGCGGCACCGGCCGACGGGCCGGACGTGGTGCACCGCAGCGGGGTGGCCCGCTGGCTCCCGACGAGGACCCGGAGTTCCTGCGCAAGCTCGACGAGGACATCCGTCGGGAGCGTCGCGAGAAGGAACGCCTCCGGCGCGAGCGGGAGGCCCAGGAGTCCGCAGGTGGAACCGCACCCGACCAGCCGGGCACGAGCGCTCCTTCTCCCGAGACCGAGGGTCCCGAGGATCCCCAGCATCACTGA
- the istA gene encoding IS21 family transposase: protein MVRKIRAKLVLQLRAEGLSGRAISSSQGMSRKSVRAVFEAADAAGIGWGDIADVADEQVYARLFPGRGEHESVFAQPDWEQVHREMARVGVTLKLLHGEYFDATTAAGDPAMGYDRFCRTYQHHVMVTGAASRVGHKAGQSVEVDWSGPTMELADPVTGEVSKVFLFVACLPFSRYAFCFPALDMRQESWLRAHVAMFEALGGTVPRIVPDNLKTGVVKHPREGEIVLNDAYREMAAHYSAAVLPGRVRKPKDKASVENTVAHVATWVIAGLRDQRFTSLPELAAAIGQRMEAYNAEPFQKRPGSRASVFDAEERPLLTPLPAVPYEISTWHYGRRVGRNGHVTFARNFYSAPFAHIGAKVDLRITARTLEIYQGSQRLTSHLLLPETASNEYRTNDADLPAGERFQAWDAQRVRAWADRVGPATVIVIQRIFESVPIVEQGLDPALAVLRLSRRFSVDRVEAACALALTGRVRSPRYAHLHPILATGQDKVAALRPPREEPAEDGGYVRGADYYAGGVR from the coding sequence ATGGTACGGAAGATCAGGGCGAAGCTGGTGCTCCAGCTGCGCGCAGAAGGTCTGTCGGGGCGAGCGATTTCGTCCTCGCAGGGCATGTCCCGCAAGTCCGTGAGGGCGGTGTTCGAGGCCGCTGACGCTGCAGGGATCGGGTGGGGCGATATCGCGGACGTCGCCGATGAGCAGGTGTATGCCCGGTTGTTCCCGGGCCGGGGCGAGCACGAGAGCGTGTTCGCACAGCCGGACTGGGAACAGGTCCATCGAGAGATGGCCAGGGTCGGCGTGACGCTGAAGCTGTTGCACGGCGAGTACTTCGACGCGACCACGGCGGCTGGGGATCCGGCGATGGGGTATGACCGGTTTTGCCGCACCTACCAGCACCACGTCATGGTCACCGGTGCCGCTTCGAGAGTCGGTCACAAGGCCGGCCAGAGCGTGGAGGTCGACTGGTCCGGCCCCACGATGGAGCTGGCCGATCCGGTCACCGGCGAGGTCTCGAAGGTGTTCTTGTTCGTTGCCTGCCTGCCTTTTTCTCGTTACGCGTTCTGCTTCCCGGCGCTGGATATGCGCCAGGAGTCCTGGCTGCGAGCGCACGTAGCGATGTTCGAGGCGCTGGGCGGGACGGTCCCGAGGATCGTTCCGGACAACCTCAAGACCGGTGTGGTGAAGCACCCCCGCGAGGGCGAGATCGTCCTGAACGATGCGTATCGCGAGATGGCAGCGCATTACTCGGCGGCGGTGCTCCCGGGGAGGGTGCGGAAACCGAAAGACAAGGCGAGCGTGGAGAACACCGTCGCGCACGTCGCGACCTGGGTCATCGCCGGGCTGCGGGATCAGCGATTCACGTCCCTGCCCGAACTTGCAGCCGCCATCGGGCAGCGGATGGAGGCCTATAACGCGGAGCCGTTCCAGAAGCGGCCCGGATCCCGCGCCAGCGTGTTCGACGCGGAGGAGCGGCCGCTGCTGACGCCGCTGCCGGCGGTGCCCTACGAGATCTCGACATGGCACTACGGACGACGAGTGGGCAGGAACGGGCACGTCACGTTCGCGCGGAACTTCTACTCCGCGCCGTTCGCGCACATCGGCGCGAAGGTCGATCTGCGCATCACGGCCCGGACGCTGGAGATCTATCAGGGCAGCCAGCGACTGACCAGTCACCTGCTGCTCCCGGAGACCGCGAGCAATGAGTACCGCACCAACGACGCGGACCTACCTGCGGGCGAGCGTTTCCAGGCCTGGGACGCGCAGAGGGTGCGGGCGTGGGCAGATCGGGTCGGGCCGGCCACGGTGATCGTGATCCAGCGGATCTTCGAGTCCGTGCCGATCGTGGAACAGGGCCTGGATCCCGCGTTGGCGGTGCTACGGCTCTCTCGCCGCTTCTCCGTAGATCGGGTCGAGGCGGCCTGCGCACTCGCGCTGACGGGACGGGTCCGTTCACCGCGCTATGCGCATCTGCACCCGATCTTGGCCACCGGGCAGGACAAGGTCGCCGCCCTGCGTCCACCCCGCGAGGAACCCGCGGAAGACGGCGGATACGTCCGTGGCGCCGACTACTACGCCGGAGGTGTCCGGTGA
- a CDS encoding ATP-binding protein: MSVIDNDTKRKLREMGATALLDAIDAQDEAHVLGMSFQERLQLIVDEAHSIFNHGKVEGLIRRAGLRYPGADLRRLDLVEERGLNRNVIAQLATCSFIQRQQNVVFQGFTGSGKSYLGCALAKQACQHRLRAHYIRMPDLEEAWALAKDKPQGQTKFLRKYSTFSLLVIDEWLLDHPDEGMRSMLLELLERRYDTGSTVFCTQYPKKDWHARLGGAVHADAIMDRIVHNTIWIDTGDRNMREHTALPQ; this comes from the coding sequence GTGAGCGTGATCGATAACGACACGAAGCGGAAGCTGCGCGAGATGGGCGCGACCGCGCTGCTGGACGCGATCGATGCCCAGGATGAGGCTCACGTGCTGGGGATGTCGTTCCAGGAACGGCTCCAGCTGATCGTGGACGAGGCGCATTCCATCTTCAATCATGGAAAGGTCGAGGGTCTGATCCGCCGGGCGGGGCTGCGTTATCCCGGAGCGGACCTGCGGCGGCTGGATCTGGTCGAGGAACGGGGACTGAACCGGAACGTGATCGCGCAACTGGCAACCTGCTCCTTCATCCAGCGGCAACAGAACGTGGTCTTCCAGGGCTTCACCGGCTCAGGGAAGTCCTACCTCGGCTGCGCGCTGGCGAAGCAGGCCTGCCAGCACCGGCTCCGAGCCCACTACATCCGAATGCCCGACCTCGAAGAGGCCTGGGCCCTGGCAAAGGACAAGCCGCAGGGCCAGACGAAGTTCCTGCGGAAGTACTCCACGTTCTCGCTGCTGGTGATCGACGAGTGGCTGCTGGACCATCCTGACGAGGGAATGCGTTCGATGCTGCTGGAACTGCTCGAGCGCCGCTATGACACCGGCTCGACCGTGTTCTGCACCCAGTACCCGAAGAAGGACTGGCACGCCCGGCTCGGTGGAGCAGTCCACGCCGATGCGATCATGGACCGCATCGTGCACAACACAATCTGGATCGACACCGGCGACAGGAACATGCGAGAACACACCGCACTGCCCCAGTGA
- the ccsB gene encoding c-type cytochrome biogenesis protein CcsB: MIDQQLAEVSNLLIVVAIVLYVLALFGFTADLAATTARRSDARIAAEEARRAEQAAQAEQRQAVPVGAGAPAVAGSDVPGVPGDASPDLSGHPSGGAGSADTAGAPRSLSAQGFAFLISTAATVAHTIGVVLRAVATERVPWTNMYEFAVTSAALVMVCFLVFSIRRRDLRVLGTFVVGPILLLLFIAQRFWIVPAAQLTPSLQNSHWLVIHIGVAILATALSILGAVVAGMQLLQARHERAVAGTVDAPDASREHWGRFGHVLDRLPASTALEGLSFRIHSVGFVCWTFTLIFGSIWAREAWGRYWNWDPKEVWTFVIWVIYAAYLHARATGGFRGSRAAWLALAGFVAVVFNYTIVNTVINGLHSYSGL, encoded by the coding sequence GTGATCGATCAGCAGCTCGCCGAGGTCTCCAACCTCCTCATCGTGGTGGCCATCGTGCTGTACGTGCTGGCCCTGTTCGGCTTCACCGCCGACCTCGCCGCCACCACCGCCCGCCGCAGCGATGCCCGCATCGCCGCCGAGGAGGCCCGCCGCGCGGAGCAGGCCGCCCAGGCCGAACAGCGCCAGGCCGTACCGGTGGGAGCCGGCGCACCGGCGGTCGCGGGCAGCGATGTCCCCGGCGTCCCCGGGGACGCCTCCCCGGACCTCAGCGGGCACCCCTCGGGCGGGGCCGGGAGCGCTGACACCGCCGGAGCCCCGCGGTCCCTGTCCGCTCAGGGATTCGCCTTCCTGATCTCCACCGCGGCCACTGTCGCCCACACGATCGGCGTGGTGCTGCGCGCCGTCGCCACCGAGCGCGTGCCGTGGACCAACATGTACGAGTTCGCCGTCACCAGCGCCGCCCTGGTGATGGTCTGCTTCCTGGTGTTCTCCATCCGGCGCCGTGACCTGCGGGTGCTGGGCACCTTCGTGGTGGGGCCGATCCTGCTGCTGCTGTTCATCGCCCAGCGCTTCTGGATCGTGCCCGCGGCCCAGCTCACCCCCAGCCTGCAGAACTCCCACTGGCTGGTGATCCACATCGGCGTGGCGATCCTGGCCACCGCCCTGTCGATCCTCGGTGCCGTGGTGGCCGGGATGCAGCTGCTCCAGGCCCGGCACGAGCGCGCCGTCGCCGGCACCGTCGACGCCCCGGATGCCTCTCGGGAGCACTGGGGCCGGTTCGGGCACGTGCTGGACCGCCTGCCCGCCTCCACGGCCCTCGAGGGCCTGAGCTTCCGCATCCACTCGGTGGGCTTCGTGTGCTGGACCTTCACCCTGATCTTCGGCTCCATCTGGGCCCGTGAGGCCTGGGGCCGCTACTGGAACTGGGACCCCAAGGAGGTGTGGACCTTCGTGATCTGGGTGATCTACGCGGCCTACCTCCACGCCCGCGCCACCGGTGGCTTCCGCGGCAGCCGTGCGGCATGGCTGGCACTGGCCGGTTTTGTCGCCGTTGTGTTCAACTACACGATCGTCAACACGGTGATCAACGGCCTGCACTCCTACTCCGGGCTCTGA
- the resB gene encoding cytochrome c biogenesis protein ResB yields the protein MTDQKPTTGRTRPAAPSLGLMGTLRFLWRQLTSMQTALILLMLLAIAAIPGSLYPQRNVNPGLTEQFLEQNGSWGEFLDSLGFFDVFSSPWFSAIYLLLFISLIGCIVPRVGVHLKQLRAKPPRTPAKLTRFVGYTRTELPGVDAEELLGRAHAQLRRSRYRTERLQERDSASVTAERGLLRESGNLLFHIALVGVLVCVAVGSLTSYRGQITVVEGAGFSNSLTQYDSFEPGGWFDPAELPEFRFTLEQFRAEYDTAPDSPTVGQPLSFEADVHVTTPGQEPFEQTLQVNKPLHVPGASMYLLGNGYAPEITLRDPEGTVVAEGPVITVPTGDMGYTSQLVIKAPDARPEQTAVVGYFLPTGVIDEKGPHSVFPALVDPQIAVTVHQGDLGLDEGVPRNVYEVDISQLEPLTGQDGNPVLIRLAPGEAIDLPDGSTLSFDGIRRYAAFDVAHNPFEPWLLGSALAAVAGLILSLFVPRRRMWVRVRETGGTTVMEVAGLARSQDPSLEDDVHSLVQRLSSSIDHPRGEPGAATTDDAAPDPTPGGRSS from the coding sequence ATGACCGACCAGAAGCCGACGACGGGGAGGACCCGCCCCGCCGCCCCCTCCCTGGGCCTGATGGGCACCCTGCGCTTCCTGTGGCGCCAGCTCACCAGCATGCAGACGGCCCTGATCCTGCTGATGCTGCTGGCGATCGCCGCGATCCCCGGTTCCCTGTACCCCCAGCGCAACGTCAATCCCGGCCTCACCGAGCAGTTCCTGGAGCAGAACGGGAGCTGGGGTGAGTTCCTGGACTCCCTGGGCTTCTTCGACGTGTTCTCCTCGCCGTGGTTCTCGGCGATCTACCTGCTGCTGTTCATCTCCCTGATCGGCTGCATCGTCCCGCGGGTGGGGGTGCACCTGAAGCAGCTGCGGGCCAAGCCCCCGCGGACCCCCGCCAAGCTCACCCGCTTCGTCGGCTACACCCGCACCGAGCTACCGGGCGTGGACGCCGAGGAGCTCCTGGGCCGTGCCCACGCCCAGCTGCGCCGCTCCCGCTACCGCACCGAGCGCCTCCAGGAGCGCGACTCGGCCTCGGTCACCGCCGAGCGGGGACTGCTGCGCGAGAGCGGCAACCTGCTGTTCCACATCGCACTGGTGGGCGTGCTGGTGTGCGTGGCGGTCGGTTCCCTGACCAGCTACCGCGGCCAGATCACGGTGGTGGAGGGCGCGGGCTTCTCCAATTCGCTGACCCAGTACGACTCCTTCGAGCCTGGTGGGTGGTTCGACCCCGCGGAGCTGCCCGAGTTCCGCTTCACCCTGGAGCAGTTCCGCGCCGAGTACGACACCGCCCCCGACTCTCCCACCGTCGGCCAGCCGCTCAGCTTCGAGGCCGACGTGCACGTGACCACCCCCGGCCAGGAGCCCTTCGAGCAGACCCTGCAGGTCAACAAGCCCCTGCACGTGCCCGGTGCCTCCATGTACCTGCTGGGCAACGGCTACGCCCCCGAGATCACCCTGCGCGACCCCGAGGGCACCGTCGTGGCCGAGGGGCCCGTCATCACCGTCCCCACCGGGGACATGGGCTACACCTCCCAGCTGGTGATCAAGGCCCCGGACGCCCGACCGGAGCAGACCGCCGTGGTGGGCTACTTCCTGCCCACCGGCGTGATCGACGAGAAGGGCCCGCACTCCGTGTTCCCGGCCCTGGTGGACCCGCAGATCGCGGTGACAGTGCACCAGGGCGACCTGGGCCTGGACGAGGGCGTGCCCCGCAACGTGTACGAGGTGGACATCTCCCAGCTGGAGCCTCTCACCGGCCAGGATGGCAACCCGGTGCTGATCCGCCTGGCCCCCGGGGAGGCCATCGACCTGCCCGACGGCTCCACCCTGTCCTTCGACGGGATCCGCCGCTACGCCGCCTTCGACGTGGCCCACAATCCCTTCGAGCCGTGGCTGCTGGGCTCGGCCCTGGCCGCGGTGGCCGGCCTGATCCTCTCGCTGTTCGTACCCCGCCGCCGCATGTGGGTACGGGTGCGCGAGACAGGCGGCACCACCGTGATGGAGGTCGCGGGTCTGGCCCGCAGCCAGGACCCCTCCCTCGAGGACGACGTGCACTCCCTGGTACAGCGGCTATCCTCCTCGATTGACCACCCCCGCGGTGAGCCAGGCGCCGCCACGACCGACGACGCAGCCCCCGACCCGACCCCAGGAGGTCGTTCCTCGTGA
- a CDS encoding cytochrome c biogenesis CcdA family protein: MITAEIGEAFQATALSGSLLLAIAVAAAAGIVAFLSPCVLPVVPGYLGYVSGLAGQSATAAVGPKAPRTPKAPSKGRMLVGSALFVAGFTVVFMLLGGFAGAVGYLLQEYAVWINRVAGVIVILMGLLFMGVFPQLSGTRKVSSKRPDAGLLGAPLMGLVFGLSWTPCIGPTYAAIIALSLDGGAGSGAAVRGGILALAYSLGLGLPFVLFALLFERALGLSRALSRHRRTIGLLSGALLVVIGVLLLTGQWATWMNQLQGMISTFEPVV, translated from the coding sequence ATGATCACCGCCGAGATCGGGGAAGCGTTCCAGGCCACAGCACTGTCCGGGTCCCTGCTGCTGGCCATCGCCGTCGCCGCCGCCGCCGGCATCGTCGCCTTCCTGTCCCCGTGCGTGCTGCCCGTGGTGCCCGGTTACCTGGGCTATGTCTCGGGCCTGGCCGGGCAGAGCGCCACCGCGGCCGTCGGCCCGAAGGCGCCCCGCACGCCGAAGGCCCCCTCGAAGGGCCGCATGCTCGTCGGCAGCGCCCTGTTCGTGGCCGGCTTCACCGTGGTGTTCATGCTGCTGGGCGGTTTCGCCGGCGCCGTCGGCTACCTGCTGCAGGAGTACGCGGTGTGGATCAACCGCGTGGCCGGGGTGATCGTGATCCTGATGGGCCTGCTGTTCATGGGAGTGTTCCCCCAGCTCAGCGGCACCCGGAAGGTGTCCAGCAAGCGACCAGACGCAGGGCTGCTGGGAGCACCCCTGATGGGCCTGGTCTTCGGCCTCAGCTGGACCCCGTGCATCGGCCCCACCTACGCCGCCATCATCGCGCTCAGCCTCGACGGCGGCGCCGGCAGCGGGGCCGCCGTGCGCGGCGGCATCCTGGCGCTGGCCTACTCGCTGGGACTCGGGCTGCCCTTCGTGCTGTTCGCCCTGCTGTTCGAGCGCGCCCTGGGCCTCAGCCGCGCGCTCAGCCGCCACCGCCGCACCATCGGCCTGCTCTCCGGTGCGCTGCTGGTGGTGATCGGGGTGCTGCTGCTGACCGGGCAGTGGGCCACCTGGATGAACCAGCTGCAGGGCATGATCTCGACCTTCGAGCCGGTGGTGTGA
- a CDS encoding TlpA family protein disulfide reductase, whose product MTPRRAPGRRHLLGALGLLPAAALLAACGTDTSDRYDSGYVGGDGVTTEIPPEDRAEPLDFTGTTYTGEEFAAADQRGEVLVVNVWYAACPPCRKEAPELQAINEEYAEDGVQFVGVNVRDAAGPAQAFEQNYGITYPSLPDTDAQIMYALRGQVAPNAVPSTLVLDREGRVAARISGAADGSVLRAMLDRVLAE is encoded by the coding sequence ATGACCCCCCGCCGCGCCCCGGGCCGGCGCCACCTGCTGGGCGCCCTCGGACTGCTGCCCGCAGCCGCGCTGCTCGCCGCCTGCGGCACCGACACCTCCGACCGCTACGACTCCGGGTACGTGGGGGGCGACGGCGTGACCACCGAGATCCCGCCGGAGGACCGGGCCGAGCCCCTGGACTTCACCGGCACCACCTACACCGGCGAGGAGTTCGCCGCCGCCGATCAGCGCGGTGAGGTGCTGGTGGTCAACGTCTGGTACGCCGCGTGCCCGCCCTGCCGCAAGGAAGCCCCGGAACTGCAGGCCATCAACGAGGAGTACGCCGAGGACGGCGTGCAGTTCGTGGGCGTCAACGTGCGTGACGCCGCCGGCCCCGCCCAGGCGTTCGAGCAGAACTACGGCATCACCTACCCCTCCCTGCCCGACACGGACGCCCAGATCATGTACGCACTGCGCGGGCAGGTCGCCCCCAATGCGGTGCCCTCCACCCTGGTGCTGGACCGCGAGGGCCGGGTGGCCGCCCGCATCTCCGGAGCGGCCGACGGTTCCGTGCTGCGGGCCATGCTGGACCGGGTCCTGGCCGAATGA
- a CDS encoding histidine phosphatase family protein — protein MTTTTVHLVRHGEVNNPDRILYGRMPGYRLSERGEQMAQCVGDHLADRDIALVRSSPLLRAQQTAAPIAAAHQLPVSTDQRLIESGNRFEGQRMGHGDAKLSDPRNWRWFLNPLRPSWGEPYREQVARVTEAMHQARAEAEGHEAVLVLHQLPIWLVRRSAEGKPLPHDPRRRQCSLCSVTSFRFVGPHLSGVDYAEPAAHLVAGAVDATGGKLT, from the coding sequence ATGACCACCACCACCGTCCACCTCGTGCGCCACGGCGAGGTGAACAACCCCGACCGCATCCTGTACGGGCGGATGCCGGGCTACCGGCTGTCCGAACGCGGGGAGCAGATGGCGCAGTGCGTCGGCGACCACCTGGCCGACAGGGACATCGCCCTGGTGCGGTCCTCGCCGCTGCTGCGCGCCCAGCAGACGGCCGCCCCCATCGCCGCGGCCCACCAGCTGCCGGTCAGCACCGATCAGCGACTGATCGAGTCCGGCAACCGCTTCGAGGGCCAGCGCATGGGCCACGGCGACGCCAAGCTCAGCGATCCCCGCAACTGGCGCTGGTTCCTGAACCCCCTGCGCCCCTCCTGGGGCGAGCCCTACCGCGAACAGGTGGCGCGGGTCACCGAGGCCATGCACCAGGCCCGCGCGGAGGCCGAGGGGCACGAGGCCGTGCTGGTCCTGCACCAGCTGCCGATCTGGCTGGTGCGCCGCAGCGCCGAGGGCAAGCCGCTCCCGCACGACCCGCGCCGTCGCCAGTGCTCGCTGTGCTCGGTCACCAGCTTCCGCTTCGTGGGCCCGCACCTGTCCGGCGTGGACTACGCCGAGCCCGCCGCCCACCTGGTGGCCGGGGCCGTCGACGCCACCGGGGGCAAGCTCACATGA
- a CDS encoding MarR family winged helix-turn-helix transcriptional regulator codes for MQSIPDGSSPVSSQPGTSPDVSTPEGLWLSQVEQGAWRRFLYATTLMTDRLSMALEADPEIDLTLGEYEILVRLSEAEAGFIRMSDLADQVVHSRSRLTHTITRMEKRGLVERARCSADGRGRQAHLTAQGADLLRRAAPAHVRSVRELLLDVVGHEDFLELGRIMGRTIPADAPVALGRPSAHTERSSTD; via the coding sequence ATGCAGTCCATCCCTGATGGGAGCTCGCCCGTGTCGTCGCAGCCGGGCACCTCCCCTGACGTCTCCACCCCCGAGGGCCTGTGGCTCAGCCAGGTCGAGCAGGGTGCCTGGCGTCGCTTCCTCTACGCCACCACCCTCATGACCGATCGGCTCTCCATGGCATTGGAAGCCGATCCCGAGATCGACCTGACCCTGGGGGAGTACGAGATCCTGGTGCGGCTGTCCGAGGCCGAGGCCGGGTTCATCCGCATGTCCGACCTGGCCGACCAGGTGGTGCACTCCCGCTCCCGCCTCACCCACACCATCACCCGCATGGAGAAGAGAGGCCTGGTGGAGCGGGCCCGCTGCTCCGCGGACGGCCGCGGGCGCCAGGCCCACCTGACCGCCCAGGGCGCCGATCTCCTGCGCCGCGCCGCCCCCGCCCACGTGCGCTCCGTGCGCGAGCTGCTGCTGGACGTGGTGGGCCACGAGGACTTCCTGGAGCTCGGCCGGATCATGGGCCGCACCATCCCCGCCGACGCGCCTGTGGCGCTGGGCCGTCCGTCCGCTCACACGGAGCGCTCCAGCACCGACTGA